The Syntrophales bacterium genomic sequence TCTACCGCCAGAAGGACCCGGAATTCATCCGTCTCCTGAACGCCATCCGCAACCGGTCCATCACGGACGAAGACCTGGTGCTCCTGAACCGCCGGGTCGATCCGGCGTTCGAGGCACCCGCCAAGAGCTTCTACATCAACCTGACCAGCACCAACGACCTGGCGGACCGCATCAACGAGGAGCAGCTCTCCCGGCTGCCCGGGGACCCCTGGACGGCCGTGGCCGCCGTCGACGGGGACTTCGAGGACCAGTACCTCCCGACGTCGCCGGTCCTGAAACTGAAAAAAGGCGCCCAGATCATGCTCCTCAACAACGACTCGCTGGGGCGCTGGATCAACGGCACCATCGGGAAGCTGAAGGGGGTGAAGCCGCAGGAGGAGGGGCCGCCGCTCCTCCTGGCCCGCCTGGACAACGGCAGGAAAGTCGAGATCGCGCCCTACACCTGGGAAATCTTCCGGTTCTTTCTCAAGGACGGGGAGATCGCCTCCGAGGCGGTGGGCTCCTTTATGCAGTACCCGGTTCGGCTCGCCTTTGCCGTGACGATCCACAAGAGCCAGGGAAAGACCTTCCGGAACGCCGTCGTCGATGTGGGGCGGGGAACCTTTGCCCACGGCCAGATGTACGTCGCCCTGTCGCGGTGCACCGATCTCGACGGCCTCGTCCTCCGGAAGCCTGTCCGGCGGAGCCACATCCTCATGGACTGGCAGGTGGTCAACTTTCTCACCCGTTTTCAGTATGGCGAGGCGGCCCGGCGGAGCCCCCGGGAGGAGCGGGTCGCCATCCTGGAGGAAGCCGTCCGGGAGCGGAAAAAGCTGGAGATCGTCTACCTGAAGGCAAAGGACGAGAAATCCCGGCGGACGGTCCGCCCCCTCTTCGTCGGCGAGATGACCTTCAGCGGTCGCCCCTTCCTGGGACTGGAGGCCCACTGCCTGATGCGGGATGAGAAACGGACGTTCAACGTGGACAGGATC encodes the following:
- a CDS encoding AAA family ATPase gives rise to the protein MGRSYPKGDTAEAGGEVDLNPQFLLALELMERTERNVFITGRAGTGKSTLLRYFREHSAKPVVVLAPTGVAAVTAGGQTIHSFFGFKPDITPSAIRRRVKGEKADLYRRLKIIIIDEVSMVRADLLDCMDRFLRLNGPAADRPFGGVQMIFIGDLYQLPPVVTSREKEIFRSHYATPFFFSARAFEDFELAFVELETVYRQKDPEFIRLLNAIRNRSITDEDLVLLNRRVDPAFEAPAKSFYINLTSTNDLADRINEEQLSRLPGDPWTAVAAVDGDFEDQYLPTSPVLKLKKGAQIMLLNNDSLGRWINGTIGKLKGVKPQEEGPPLLLARLDNGRKVEIAPYTWEIFRFFLKDGEIASEAVGSFMQYPVRLAFAVTIHKSQGKTFRNAVVDVGRGTFAHGQMYVALSRCTDLDGLVLRKPVRRSHILMDWQVVNFLTRFQYGEAARRSPREERVAILEEAVRERKKLEIVYLKAKDEKSRRTVRPLFVGEMTFSGRPFLGLEAHCLMRDEKRTFNVDRILEIREVP